A region from the Triticum aestivum cultivar Chinese Spring chromosome 3D, IWGSC CS RefSeq v2.1, whole genome shotgun sequence genome encodes:
- the LOC123077444 gene encoding uncharacterized protein isoform X1 produces the protein MLGPPDGSLLTEVAMEGEKQPQPAVADSSATVSKVLDDDNLLVEILLRVSFPNTLIRAALVCRRWLCHVSDKAFLGRFRKLHPPRLLGFYIDTGMGPCFTPMLPQPPELAAVIDRACFCPDTWQCRRAHVLDCRNGRVLTMLLDGPRFELGVHTALCTLTERGMMTFPPFPRYNRPEGRFCIWPCLISKEQGDDLSYFYVLIESSEETSKVTVRVYMLQHGIWCTHHTLATDQPSLPLWDPKLVLVDSKIYITVAPRNIMVLDLSVSSCSTICLPQGVEYGDRDAMLSRADDASSVYLIQVKELQLHIWLHKGNNWLLVDTIFMSEMVANLRMQDYTVEDEHIDVLRILQVGDNAEFVFFQMGRCILYLDIKGKTLRKVYEMKDKDWYSVYYIFPFKMVWPPIFPALKPNLQVLLETESPSEEQYHPAQ, from the exons ATGCTAGGGCCTCCCGACGGGTCGCTTTTGACCGAG GTCGCCATGGAAGGTGAGAAGCAGCCGCAACCGGCGGTGGCAGACTCCTCCGCCACCGTATCCAAGGTGCTCGACGATGACAACCTCCTCGTTGAGATCCTTCTCCGTGTTAGCTTCCCCAACACCCTCATCCGTGCCGCCCTGGTCTGCAGACGCTGGCTATGCCACGTCTCTGACAAGGCCTTCCTTGGCCGGTTCCGTAAACTGCACCCCCCTCGCCTGCTCGGCTTCTACATCGACACCGGGATGGGGCCCTGTTTCACGCCGATGCTGCCTCAGCCACcagagctcgccgccgtcatcgACCGTGCATGCTTCTGCCCGGACACCTGGCAGTGCAGACGGGCTCACGTCCTCGACTGCCGGAATGGCCGCGTCTTAACTATGCTCCTAGACGGCCCTAGATTCGAACTTGGAGTGCATACCGCTCTGTGCACACTGACTGAGAGAGGCATGATGACCTTCCCACCATTTCCAAGGTATAACCGGCCGGAGGGCAGGTTCTGCATCTGGCCGTGTCTCATCTCCAAAGAACAAGGCGATGACTTGTCCTACTTTTATGTTCTGATCGAGTCTTCCGAGGAGACCAGTAAGGTTACGGTGCGAGTATATATGTTGCAACATGGTATCTGGTGCACACATCATACCTTGGCCACTGACCAGCCATCTCTTCCGCTATGGGACCCAAAACTTGTGCTGGTCGACAGTAAAATTTATATCACGGTCGCCCCGAGAAATATAATGGTCTTGGATTTGTCGGTCTCAAGTTGCTCTACTATTTGTCTCCCACAAGGGGTGGAGTATGGAGATAGAGACGCCATGTTGTCGCGGGCAGATGATGCATCTAGTGTATATCTTATTCAAGTGAAGGAGCTTCAGCTTCACATCTGGCTCCACAAGGGGAACAACTGGCTGCTGGTGGACACCATCTTTATGAGTGAGATGGTTGCTAATTTGAGGATGCAAGATTACACTGTTGAGGATGAGCATATTGATGTTCTTCGGATACTGCAGGTCGGGGACAACGCCGAGTTTGTGTTCTTCCAGATGGGTCGATGCATACTGTATCTAGATATCAAGGGCAAGACATTGCGTAAAGTGTATGAGATGAAAGATAAGGATTGGTATTCGGTTTATTATATTTTTCCTTTTAAGATGGTTTGGCCTCCGATATTTCCTGCACTGAAGCCGAACCTTCAAG TTTTGCTTGAAACAGAATCGCCATCTGAAGAACAATATCATCCAGCTCAGTGA
- the LOC123077444 gene encoding uncharacterized protein isoform X2, with protein MLGPPDGSLLTEVAMEGEKQPQPAVADSSATVSKVLDDDNLLVEILLRVSFPNTLIRAALVCRRWLCHVSDKAFLGRFRKLHPPRLLGFYIDTGMGPCFTPMLPQPPELAAVIDRACFCPDTWQCRRAHVLDCRNGRVLTMLLDGPRFELGVHTALCTLTERGMMTFPPFPRYNRPEGRFCIWPCLISKEQGDDLSYFYVLIESSEETSKVTVRVYMLQHGIWCTHHTLATDQPSLPLWDPKLVLVDSKIYITVAPRNIMVLDLSVSSCSTICLPQGVEYGDRDAMLSRADDASSVYLIQVKELQLHIWLHKGNNWLLVDTIFMSEMVANLRMQDYTVEDEHIDVLRILQVGDNAEFVFFQMGRCILYLDIKGKTLRKVYEMKDKDWYSVYYIFPFKMVWPPIFPALKPNLQESPSEEQYHPAQ; from the exons ATGCTAGGGCCTCCCGACGGGTCGCTTTTGACCGAG GTCGCCATGGAAGGTGAGAAGCAGCCGCAACCGGCGGTGGCAGACTCCTCCGCCACCGTATCCAAGGTGCTCGACGATGACAACCTCCTCGTTGAGATCCTTCTCCGTGTTAGCTTCCCCAACACCCTCATCCGTGCCGCCCTGGTCTGCAGACGCTGGCTATGCCACGTCTCTGACAAGGCCTTCCTTGGCCGGTTCCGTAAACTGCACCCCCCTCGCCTGCTCGGCTTCTACATCGACACCGGGATGGGGCCCTGTTTCACGCCGATGCTGCCTCAGCCACcagagctcgccgccgtcatcgACCGTGCATGCTTCTGCCCGGACACCTGGCAGTGCAGACGGGCTCACGTCCTCGACTGCCGGAATGGCCGCGTCTTAACTATGCTCCTAGACGGCCCTAGATTCGAACTTGGAGTGCATACCGCTCTGTGCACACTGACTGAGAGAGGCATGATGACCTTCCCACCATTTCCAAGGTATAACCGGCCGGAGGGCAGGTTCTGCATCTGGCCGTGTCTCATCTCCAAAGAACAAGGCGATGACTTGTCCTACTTTTATGTTCTGATCGAGTCTTCCGAGGAGACCAGTAAGGTTACGGTGCGAGTATATATGTTGCAACATGGTATCTGGTGCACACATCATACCTTGGCCACTGACCAGCCATCTCTTCCGCTATGGGACCCAAAACTTGTGCTGGTCGACAGTAAAATTTATATCACGGTCGCCCCGAGAAATATAATGGTCTTGGATTTGTCGGTCTCAAGTTGCTCTACTATTTGTCTCCCACAAGGGGTGGAGTATGGAGATAGAGACGCCATGTTGTCGCGGGCAGATGATGCATCTAGTGTATATCTTATTCAAGTGAAGGAGCTTCAGCTTCACATCTGGCTCCACAAGGGGAACAACTGGCTGCTGGTGGACACCATCTTTATGAGTGAGATGGTTGCTAATTTGAGGATGCAAGATTACACTGTTGAGGATGAGCATATTGATGTTCTTCGGATACTGCAGGTCGGGGACAACGCCGAGTTTGTGTTCTTCCAGATGGGTCGATGCATACTGTATCTAGATATCAAGGGCAAGACATTGCGTAAAGTGTATGAGATGAAAGATAAGGATTGGTATTCGGTTTATTATATTTTTCCTTTTAAGATGGTTTGGCCTCCGATATTTCCTGCACTGAAGCCGAACCTTCAAG AATCGCCATCTGAAGAACAATATCATCCAGCTCAGTGA
- the LOC123077445 gene encoding 2-oxoglutarate-Fe(II) type oxidoreductase hxnY isoform X2, with protein MESSTSRTSLNCISLVDPDIQRSVALLKQACLDSGFFYVLDHGISQEFMDEVFAESKKFFELPNSEKMKLLRNEKNRGYTPMLDEILDPENQVNGDHKEGYYIGVEVPADDPQSNRPFYGPNQWPSEEILPKWREVMEQYHREALRVAKSVARIIALALNLDEDFFDRPEMLGDSIATLRLLHYEGQVSNPSKGVYGAGAHSDYGLITLLATDDVVGLQICKDRNAQPQVWEYVAPVKGGFIVNLGDMLERWSNSIFRSTLHRVVLDGQERYSIAFFVEPSHDCVVECLPTCKSETNPPKFPPITCSAYLSQRYKDTHADLSTYSDGKA; from the exons ATGGAGAGCTCGACCTCGAGGACGAGCCTGAATTGCATCAGCCTGGTGGACCCCGACATCCAGAGATCGGTCGCGCTCCTCAAGCAG GCATGCTTGGATTCAGGCTTCTTCTATGTGCTGGATCATGGGATAAGCCAGGAATTCATGGACGAGGTTTTTGCCGAAAGCAAGAAGTTCTTTGAACTTCCGAACAGTGAGAAAATGAAGCTTCTCCGAAATGAGAAGAATCGAGGGTATACACCTATGCTAGATGAGATTCTTGATCCAGAAAACCAAGTGAATG GTGACCACAAGGAAGGGTATTATATTGGTGTTGAGGTACCTGCAGATGACCCACAGTCAAATAGGCCATTTTATGGTCCAAACCAGTGGCCTTCCGAAG AAATATTGCCCAAATGGAGGGAGGTGATGGAGCAATATCACAGGGAAGCATT GAGAGTGGCCAAATCAGTTGCAAGGATCATTGCTCTTGCTTTGAACCTAGACGAGGACTTCTTTGATAGACCTGAAATGCTTGGCGATTCGATAGCCACATTAAGGCTCTTGCACTATGAAG GTCAAGTGTCAAATCCTTCTAAGGGAGTTTATGGAGCTGGTGCACATTCGGATTATGGCCTGATCACTCTCTTAGCAACTGATGACGTAGTTGGTCTCCAA ATTTGCAAGGACAGGAATGCTCAGCCTCAAGTATGGGAATATGTAGCTCCTGTGAAAGG CGGCTTTATTGTCAATCTTGGTGATATGCTCGAACGCTGGAGTAACTCCATTTTCAG GTCAACTTTACATCGAGTGGTCCTTGATGGGCAGGAGCGTTACTCC ATTGCCTTTTTCGTGGAACCAAGCCATGACTGTGTAGTCGAGTGCCTGCCAACCTGCAAATCCGAGACGAATCCGCCAAA GTTCCCCCCAATCACTTGCTCGGCGTACCTATCCCAGCGCTACAAGGACACGCACGCAGATCTGAGCACTTACAGCGACGGCAAAGCCTGA
- the LOC123077445 gene encoding 2-oxoglutarate-Fe(II) type oxidoreductase hxnY isoform X1 has translation MESSTSRTSLNCISLVDPDIQRSVALLKQACLDSGFFYVLDHGISQEFMDEVFAESKKFFELPNSEKMKLLRNEKNRGYTPMLDEILDPENQVNGDHKEGYYIGVEVPADDPQSNRPFYGPNQWPSEEILPKWREVMEQYHREALRVAKSVARIIALALNLDEDFFDRPEMLGDSIATLRLLHYEGGQKTGQVSNPSKGVYGAGAHSDYGLITLLATDDVVGLQICKDRNAQPQVWEYVAPVKGGFIVNLGDMLERWSNSIFRSTLHRVVLDGQERYSIAFFVEPSHDCVVECLPTCKSETNPPKFPPITCSAYLSQRYKDTHADLSTYSDGKA, from the exons ATGGAGAGCTCGACCTCGAGGACGAGCCTGAATTGCATCAGCCTGGTGGACCCCGACATCCAGAGATCGGTCGCGCTCCTCAAGCAG GCATGCTTGGATTCAGGCTTCTTCTATGTGCTGGATCATGGGATAAGCCAGGAATTCATGGACGAGGTTTTTGCCGAAAGCAAGAAGTTCTTTGAACTTCCGAACAGTGAGAAAATGAAGCTTCTCCGAAATGAGAAGAATCGAGGGTATACACCTATGCTAGATGAGATTCTTGATCCAGAAAACCAAGTGAATG GTGACCACAAGGAAGGGTATTATATTGGTGTTGAGGTACCTGCAGATGACCCACAGTCAAATAGGCCATTTTATGGTCCAAACCAGTGGCCTTCCGAAG AAATATTGCCCAAATGGAGGGAGGTGATGGAGCAATATCACAGGGAAGCATT GAGAGTGGCCAAATCAGTTGCAAGGATCATTGCTCTTGCTTTGAACCTAGACGAGGACTTCTTTGATAGACCTGAAATGCTTGGCGATTCGATAGCCACATTAAGGCTCTTGCACTATGAAGGTGGACAAAAAACAG GTCAAGTGTCAAATCCTTCTAAGGGAGTTTATGGAGCTGGTGCACATTCGGATTATGGCCTGATCACTCTCTTAGCAACTGATGACGTAGTTGGTCTCCAA ATTTGCAAGGACAGGAATGCTCAGCCTCAAGTATGGGAATATGTAGCTCCTGTGAAAGG CGGCTTTATTGTCAATCTTGGTGATATGCTCGAACGCTGGAGTAACTCCATTTTCAG GTCAACTTTACATCGAGTGGTCCTTGATGGGCAGGAGCGTTACTCC ATTGCCTTTTTCGTGGAACCAAGCCATGACTGTGTAGTCGAGTGCCTGCCAACCTGCAAATCCGAGACGAATCCGCCAAA GTTCCCCCCAATCACTTGCTCGGCGTACCTATCCCAGCGCTACAAGGACACGCACGCAGATCTGAGCACTTACAGCGACGGCAAAGCCTGA